A window of Candidatus Aegiribacteria sp. contains these coding sequences:
- a CDS encoding methyltransferase domain-containing protein translates to MNHKQVGHLWNGNAEAWTKLARAGYDVYRDYLNTPAFFEMLPNIRGISGIDIGCGEGHNTRLLARQGARITAIDISEVFIKQASDVEENEPLGINYQLASAVELPFPDATFDFATGFMSFMDIPETENVLLEAYRVLKPGGFLQFSICHPCFDTPHRRNLRDDKGHTYAIEVGEYFRNLNGEVSEWLFGAAPREAKVDLPKFKVPRFNMTLSQWFNLLIGIGFRLECIREPRPDDEVVRSCPDLQDAQVVAYFLHIRVRKPLEEENGKQQAALEYSSVLYDEP, encoded by the coding sequence ATGAACCATAAGCAAGTCGGACATCTCTGGAATGGAAATGCGGAAGCCTGGACCAAATTGGCACGCGCCGGGTACGATGTGTATCGTGATTACCTGAACACTCCCGCCTTCTTTGAGATGCTTCCGAATATTCGCGGGATCTCAGGTATCGACATCGGGTGCGGTGAAGGACATAACACAAGGTTGCTGGCCAGGCAGGGTGCCAGGATTACTGCCATCGACATTTCAGAAGTATTCATCAAACAAGCCAGTGATGTAGAGGAAAATGAACCTTTGGGTATCAACTACCAGCTCGCTTCAGCTGTAGAACTGCCGTTTCCGGATGCCACCTTTGATTTTGCAACTGGATTTATGAGTTTCATGGATATTCCTGAAACGGAAAATGTTCTGTTGGAAGCGTACAGGGTATTGAAGCCTGGTGGTTTTCTGCAGTTCTCAATTTGCCATCCATGTTTCGATACACCGCACCGCCGGAATCTGCGAGATGATAAGGGACACACCTATGCTATCGAAGTGGGCGAATATTTCAGAAACCTGAACGGGGAAGTCTCGGAGTGGCTTTTTGGTGCTGCTCCCAGGGAAGCCAAGGTTGATTTACCCAAGTTCAAGGTCCCACGATTCAACATGACGCTCAGTCAATGGTTCAATCTCCTGATTGGAATAGGCTTCAGGTTAGAGTGCATAAGGGAACCCAGACCTGACGACGAGGTTGTGCGCTCGTGCCCTGATTTACAGGATGCTCAGGTGGTTGCCTATTTCCTGCACATCCGCGTCAGGAAACCTTTAGAAGAAGAGAACGGCAAACAACAGGCTGCACTGGAATATAGCAGCGTGTTATATGATGAGCCCTGA
- a CDS encoding FG-GAP-like repeat-containing protein, translating to MIKIVFMLFVLSQIAFSWSLDEAAASIALNDALDTPIAQSGFPIYTGGSSMETSAQVADIDSDGDMELLIASGSSLKAYHHDCSMVSGFPVSTGGIATHTPAVADLDGDGDLEIVITGQRSDLYVYRADGTLETGWPQDLDDDDGASSSPALADLDNDGDLEIVVGTFKDLNGNYGYIYARVYVFHHDGTRYDGWPVYDVDSYGVLSSPAIGDIDNDGGLEIIAAGRDTHNIYAWDDDGTIVPGFPVALSGLIESSPTLADVDDDGDLEIFIATSSEKVYGLHHDGTFLAGWPQNMGGGSTERSSPSIGDIDGDGDLEIVCGSAYHKVYAWHHDGSNVAGWPQSTGTSGAFAQGTPALADMDGDGSIEIIASAYTGLFVWDDDGTLHTGYPAYTGMTRSSPVVADLDLDGDIEVIVGSHNDSLYAWDLTGTFNPDNIHWSSFRHDLYNSGYYYWGTVGIEGDTEVTIGSTLFGFSCSPNPIINTSVISYMLSCNAVVHLDIYDVSGRLVRTLIDGEYSTSGEHSVIWDGMNGSGSMATPGIYFCRLESGSSVSTLEMILID from the coding sequence ATGATTAAGATCGTTTTCATGTTGTTTGTTCTGTCTCAGATTGCTTTCAGCTGGAGTCTGGATGAAGCTGCGGCTTCCATTGCATTGAACGATGCACTCGATACTCCAATAGCACAGTCAGGTTTCCCGATATATACCGGCGGCAGTTCTATGGAAACATCCGCACAGGTAGCTGATATCGACTCTGACGGAGATATGGAACTCCTTATTGCATCAGGCTCAAGTTTGAAAGCCTATCATCATGATTGCAGTATGGTCTCAGGATTTCCCGTTTCAACAGGTGGTATCGCTACCCATACACCCGCCGTTGCTGACCTTGATGGTGATGGTGACCTTGAGATAGTGATAACCGGACAGCGTTCGGACCTGTACGTTTACAGAGCGGACGGAACTCTCGAAACCGGCTGGCCCCAGGATCTTGATGATGATGACGGTGCTTCAAGTTCCCCGGCTCTTGCCGATCTGGACAATGATGGTGACCTGGAAATAGTCGTAGGTACTTTCAAGGATCTCAATGGAAACTACGGTTACATTTACGCCAGAGTCTATGTGTTCCATCATGATGGAACCCGCTACGACGGCTGGCCCGTGTACGATGTCGACTCTTACGGTGTTCTGTCATCTCCGGCAATAGGTGATATCGATAACGATGGGGGACTTGAGATCATCGCTGCAGGCAGGGATACTCATAATATCTACGCCTGGGATGATGACGGTACAATCGTTCCCGGATTCCCTGTTGCACTCAGCGGTCTTATTGAATCTTCGCCAACTCTTGCAGACGTAGATGATGACGGTGATCTTGAGATCTTCATTGCCACAAGCAGTGAAAAGGTTTACGGTCTCCACCATGACGGTACTTTCCTTGCGGGATGGCCGCAGAACATGGGTGGCGGCAGTACGGAAAGATCATCACCTTCGATCGGTGATATAGATGGTGACGGCGACCTGGAAATAGTCTGTGGTTCCGCATATCACAAAGTCTACGCCTGGCATCACGATGGTTCAAATGTTGCCGGATGGCCTCAGTCGACAGGTACTTCCGGAGCGTTCGCACAGGGAACACCTGCTCTTGCCGATATGGATGGGGACGGCAGCATTGAGATTATCGCCAGCGCTTACACCGGCCTGTTTGTATGGGATGACGATGGAACTCTTCATACCGGTTATCCCGCTTACACCGGCATGACAAGAAGTTCTCCTGTGGTCGCGGATCTTGATCTTGACGGTGACATTGAAGTTATTGTCGGATCACATAACGATTCGCTCTATGCCTGGGATCTTACCGGGACTTTCAATCCGGACAACATCCACTGGAGTTCTTTCAGGCACGATCTGTACAATTCCGGCTACTACTACTGGGGTACTGTAGGTATTGAAGGTGATACGGAAGTTACCATCGGGAGTACGCTTTTCGGGTTCTCATGTTCTCCGAATCCTATCATCAATACTTCTGTCATCAGTTACATGCTTTCCTGTAACGCTGTAGTGCATCTGGATATATACGACGTTTCAGGCAGACTTGTTCGAACACTTATTGATGGGGAATACAGTACATCCGGTGAACACAGTGTTATATGGGATGGCATGAACGGCTCTGGTTCCATGGCTACGCCAGGCATCTATTTCTGCAGGCTTGAGAGTGGCTCATCTGTCAGTACGCTTGAGATGATACTTATCGATTAA
- a CDS encoding pyridoxal phosphate-dependent aminotransferase encodes MTDPRISIRGNNIQESPIRKLAPLANEARSRGIKIHHLNIGQPDLPTPLEFWDAVKLNMSNVLAYGPSIGLPILREAICNYYSRSDISLLPDQIMITTGGSEAVIFAMMATCDPGEEIICFEPFYTNYNGFATLAGIKLVPITSSVESGFHLPPKDEIISRITDRTRAILICNPNNPTGTILTDNELNTLAEVVIENNLFLLADEVYRDFAFDGRKHSSILEIQDISDRAIVMDSISKRFSSCGARLGNLITRNPSMMSTFIKFGQARLCPPTLSQYGAAAMYESLTDDYYTAIVAKYQSRRDLLLQELQNTDGIFFLKPEGAFYATIRLPVDDTDKFASWLLSDFSVDGWTTMVAPAAGFYATPGKGLDEIRIAYVLDEHKMRDALSILKLGLEEYQSI; translated from the coding sequence ATGACTGATCCTCGTATAAGCATCAGAGGTAACAATATACAGGAATCCCCAATCAGAAAACTGGCACCTCTTGCCAATGAAGCCCGGAGCCGTGGAATAAAGATCCATCATTTGAATATCGGTCAGCCTGATCTTCCAACGCCTCTTGAATTCTGGGATGCGGTTAAACTGAACATGAGCAATGTTCTGGCTTACGGACCGAGTATCGGGCTTCCCATACTCAGAGAAGCCATATGCAATTATTATTCCCGATCAGACATTTCACTTCTCCCTGATCAAATTATGATCACAACGGGTGGCTCAGAAGCGGTTATTTTCGCGATGATGGCTACATGCGATCCTGGTGAGGAAATAATCTGTTTTGAGCCTTTCTACACTAATTACAACGGGTTTGCCACTCTTGCAGGTATAAAACTTGTACCGATAACATCAAGCGTTGAGAGCGGATTCCATCTGCCCCCGAAAGATGAAATCATCTCAAGGATAACCGATCGCACGAGAGCAATTCTTATCTGTAATCCGAATAATCCCACCGGTACTATCCTTACTGACAATGAGCTGAATACACTCGCTGAAGTAGTCATTGAGAATAACCTTTTTCTGCTTGCGGATGAGGTTTACCGTGATTTTGCCTTTGACGGCAGAAAGCACTCCTCTATTCTCGAGATTCAGGATATTTCGGATAGAGCAATTGTGATGGATTCGATTTCCAAGCGGTTCAGTTCCTGCGGCGCCAGGCTTGGTAACCTGATCACCCGAAACCCATCCATGATGTCTACTTTCATCAAGTTCGGTCAGGCGCGTCTATGCCCGCCTACTCTCTCTCAATACGGCGCAGCTGCGATGTATGAATCACTGACTGATGATTACTACACGGCAATTGTAGCCAAGTATCAATCCAGACGTGATTTACTCCTGCAGGAACTCCAGAATACCGACGGCATCTTCTTCCTGAAACCTGAAGGGGCATTCTACGCGACTATTCGATTGCCCGTTGACGATACAGACAAATTCGCGTCCTGGCTCCTGAGCGATTTCTCCGTTGATGGATGGACTACCATGGTAGCTCCGGCTGCGGGTTTTTATGCGACACCAGGTAAAGGACTTGATGAAATCAGGATCGCATACGTTCTTGATGAACATAAGATGCGTGATGCTCTCAGTATTCTCAAGTTGGGACTGGAAGAGTATCAATCCATTTAG
- a CDS encoding carbon-nitrogen family hydrolase, with amino-acid sequence MILRLVELAIEGSPAENLKKFSEAAVAPPVPDLAVLPELFTTGYMLDRIPDLALSPEDLPELLPAKIAAREKVWIVAGSLPVKSPNGVVNKMVVYNPDGKIAYTTEKVHLFSAMGEDRAFIPGKCGGTFNLSGKTAGGIICYDLRFPELTRRMTLGGASIIFVPAQWPGGRRELFRSLLRARAAESQIFAAGCNIGGEHLGVIFKGGGGVAHPTGNMLKGSIISDGITDFVIDLNDVDQIRTHIDCLSDLRPEEYGSIELAKETP; translated from the coding sequence ATGATTCTCAGACTTGTCGAACTGGCTATTGAGGGTTCTCCCGCGGAAAACCTGAAGAAATTCTCTGAAGCAGCTGTTGCGCCTCCTGTACCTGATCTTGCTGTACTGCCGGAACTGTTCACGACAGGATATATGCTGGACAGAATACCCGATCTTGCCCTTTCTCCCGAAGATCTTCCTGAATTGCTTCCAGCGAAGATAGCTGCCAGAGAAAAAGTCTGGATTGTCGCGGGATCGCTGCCTGTGAAGAGCCCAAACGGAGTAGTGAACAAAATGGTGGTGTACAATCCTGATGGAAAGATCGCATACACAACGGAAAAAGTTCATCTCTTCAGCGCCATGGGGGAGGATAGAGCCTTTATCCCCGGTAAATGCGGAGGTACGTTCAATCTCTCCGGAAAAACAGCAGGGGGGATTATCTGCTATGACCTGCGGTTTCCTGAACTGACCCGCAGAATGACTCTCGGAGGAGCTTCCATTATTTTTGTACCGGCACAATGGCCGGGAGGGCGGAGAGAGCTCTTTCGATCTCTTCTCAGGGCAAGAGCTGCTGAATCTCAGATCTTCGCTGCAGGATGCAATATTGGCGGAGAGCATCTTGGAGTTATCTTCAAGGGTGGAGGAGGAGTTGCGCACCCCACTGGAAATATGCTGAAAGGCAGTATAATATCAGATGGAATTACGGATTTTGTGATCGACTTGAATGATGTGGATCAGATACGAACCCATATTGACTGCTTATCCGATCTGAGGCCGGAGGAGTACGGATCTATAGAGCTTGCTAAGGAGACTCCATGA
- a CDS encoding AI-2E family transporter — protein MKDYSSVFFRAAITLLGVVAAGTILKSASNVFVPLTVAFFLMLLLQPVSNRTASVTDGIFARIKGKFGKEHISEESKLAVIFSVIFVLFLFAALSSGVYVLIRGQISLIMSKSNEIMDNVVMPIKDWMISSGLFGDEAAVKDHINGLVESAMSIAPNAAKPIISGVFTFAMIMFLTTFLLIGRKRLEENMQSTLKPANYKNIQHIVERIESNTRKFIVTKIITSLITGVGIGLGLLLFLDTQDALIWGSIYFVTDLLLPEQV, from the coding sequence ATGAAGGATTACAGTTCAGTGTTTTTCAGGGCTGCGATCACTCTTCTTGGAGTAGTAGCAGCAGGTACTATCCTGAAATCGGCATCAAATGTTTTCGTTCCACTGACAGTCGCATTCTTTCTTATGCTGCTTCTGCAGCCTGTCTCAAATCGAACAGCCTCGGTAACGGACGGAATTTTTGCCAGAATCAAGGGAAAATTCGGAAAAGAGCATATCAGCGAAGAGTCTAAACTGGCCGTAATCTTCTCTGTTATTTTTGTTCTTTTTCTCTTCGCAGCACTGTCTTCTGGAGTATATGTTCTCATTAGAGGACAGATATCACTTATCATGAGTAAAAGTAATGAAATCATGGACAATGTTGTTATGCCTATTAAGGACTGGATGATTTCAAGCGGTCTCTTCGGAGACGAAGCAGCTGTCAAAGATCATATCAACGGGCTTGTGGAATCAGCTATGAGTATCGCCCCGAACGCTGCCAAACCGATAATATCCGGAGTATTCACATTCGCCATGATCATGTTTCTTACCACTTTCCTGCTTATTGGCAGAAAAAGACTTGAAGAGAACATGCAAAGCACACTTAAACCGGCAAACTACAAGAATATTCAACATATAGTTGAAAGGATTGAATCGAACACACGCAAATTCATTGTTACTAAGATAATTACGAGTTTGATTACCGGAGTAGGAATAGGGCTCGGTTTACTGCTTTTTCTTGATACTCAGGATGCCCTGATATGGGGATCCATATATTTCGTAACGGATCTCTTATTGCCGGAACAGGTGTGA